From a single Gammaproteobacteria bacterium genomic region:
- a CDS encoding ABC transporter permease yields the protein MPTREQLLKVLPWISTPLLLIVVIALWKLATVWFEISRFVLPPPEDVVAALVDVVSRPETWTVHAHATLLEAVAGFAIALVSGVVVGAVLGRVLWLERALRPMVVAFQVVPKVALIPIFVIWFGFGMTSKVIIAAILAFFPIMLNVMLGVRSVDPGHRDVMRSLNAGRWATFWSLEFHNTLPYVFAGMEVGIVFAVIGAIVGEYLGGSEGLGYMVVVTLNALNAPELFAVIILLAGLGYLLFFAVNGAKRLMIPWHESVSPKDII from the coding sequence ATGCCAACGCGCGAGCAGCTGCTCAAAGTGCTCCCGTGGATCAGCACACCGCTGTTGCTGATCGTCGTCATCGCCCTGTGGAAGCTCGCTACCGTCTGGTTCGAGATCTCCCGCTTCGTTCTGCCTCCTCCGGAGGACGTCGTCGCCGCGCTGGTCGACGTCGTGAGCCGGCCCGAGACGTGGACCGTGCATGCGCACGCCACGCTGCTCGAGGCGGTCGCCGGCTTCGCGATCGCACTCGTGTCCGGCGTCGTCGTCGGCGCCGTGCTCGGCAGAGTGCTGTGGCTCGAAAGGGCACTGCGCCCGATGGTCGTCGCCTTTCAGGTCGTGCCGAAAGTCGCGCTGATCCCGATCTTCGTCATCTGGTTCGGCTTCGGCATGACGTCGAAGGTGATCATTGCGGCGATTCTCGCGTTCTTTCCGATCATGTTGAACGTGATGCTCGGCGTGCGATCCGTGGATCCCGGGCACCGCGACGTCATGCGCAGCCTCAATGCCGGGCGCTGGGCCACGTTCTGGTCCCTCGAGTTCCACAACACGCTGCCGTACGTGTTCGCCGGCATGGAGGTCGGCATCGTCTTCGCCGTCATCGGGGCGATCGTCGGCGAGTATCTGGGCGGCAGCGAAGGGCTCGGCTACATGGTCGTCGTCACGCTGAACGCGCTCAACGCGCCCGAGCTGTTCGCGGTCATCATCCTGCTGGCCGGGCTCGGCTACTTGTTGTTCTTCGCGGTCAACGGCGCGAAGCGCCTGATGATCCCGTGGCACGAGTCGGTGAGCCCGAAGGACATCATCTGA